The Clostridium sporogenes genome contains a region encoding:
- a CDS encoding serine/threonine protein kinase, translating to MEKNLFDKNYIKKFINIIDNDFIPNLKMKSINPSDPIKVEFVPEPWILLGCGNYAGVFTHPDFDDLAIKIYAARRGGLKEEIEVYKTIGDHPAYSKLLYSKNNYLILKRLKGITFYNSLLKGIKIPKHIIKDIDNALEYARKKGLNPHDVHAKNVMIVNNMGVVVDISDFKHKEYCSLWHDFKKAYYKLYIPFVYKLAIPIPNFVLDTIRRMYKRYKGFTKHYAE from the coding sequence ATGGAGAAAAATTTATTTGATAAGAATTATATTAAAAAATTTATAAATATTATAGATAACGATTTTATTCCTAATTTAAAGATGAAAAGTATTAATCCTTCAGATCCAATAAAAGTAGAGTTTGTTCCAGAACCTTGGATTTTATTAGGTTGTGGTAATTATGCAGGCGTTTTTACACATCCGGACTTTGATGATTTAGCTATAAAGATTTATGCAGCTAGAAGAGGTGGCTTAAAAGAAGAAATAGAAGTTTATAAAACTATTGGGGATCATCCTGCTTATTCTAAGCTTTTATATAGCAAAAATAATTATTTAATATTAAAAAGATTAAAGGGTATTACTTTTTATAATTCTTTATTAAAAGGAATAAAAATTCCAAAGCATATTATAAAAGATATAGATAATGCTCTTGAATATGCTAGAAAAAAAGGGCTAAATCCTCATGATGTTCATGCAAAAAATGTTATGATAGTTAATAATATGGGAGTAGTGGTGGACATATCAGATTTTAAACACAAGGAATATTGTTCTTTGTGGCATGATTTTAAAAAAGCTTATTATAAACTTTATATTCCTTTTGTATATAAGCTGGCTATACCTATTCCTAATTTTGTATTAGATACTATAAGAAGAATGTATAAAAGATATAAAGGATTTACCAAACATTATGCTGAATAA
- a CDS encoding tRNA dihydrouridine synthase, translating to MKYYLAPMEGITGYIYRSSYEKFFNNIDKYFTPFIVPNKSTSLKTKELRDTLPENNKGMNIVPQILTNDSEGFIITARKLQQLGYNEINLNLGCPAGTVVSKNRGSGFLAKREELDIFLDEIFKIDDMKISIKTRIGKDSPEEFYELIKIYNKYPIEELIIHPRTQKDFYGNKPDLDVFKDALSLSSNPICYNGDIFSVSDYHRLIKTFPKVKTIMLGRGILANPGLINEIKNNTTIDKEVLKEFHDEVLNKYIELYNEDRNALFRMKELWGYMICIFSNNKKYAKKIKKAQKLNCYNAAVLSLFREQEIIKEVGLFSN from the coding sequence ATGAAATATTATTTAGCGCCAATGGAAGGGATTACGGGGTACATATATAGAAGTTCTTATGAAAAGTTTTTTAATAATATTGATAAGTACTTTACACCTTTTATTGTTCCAAATAAAAGTACAAGCCTTAAAACTAAAGAATTAAGAGATACTTTGCCGGAAAATAATAAAGGAATGAATATAGTACCTCAAATACTTACTAACGATTCAGAAGGTTTTATTATCACTGCTAGAAAGTTACAGCAATTAGGTTATAATGAGATTAACTTAAATTTAGGTTGTCCTGCAGGAACCGTTGTTTCAAAAAATAGAGGCTCAGGATTTTTAGCTAAAAGAGAAGAACTTGATATATTTTTAGATGAAATATTTAAAATAGATGATATGAAAATTTCTATAAAAACTAGGATAGGAAAAGATAGTCCAGAAGAATTTTATGAGTTAATAAAAATTTATAATAAATATCCTATAGAAGAATTAATTATTCATCCTAGAACACAAAAAGATTTTTATGGAAATAAACCTGATTTAGATGTATTTAAAGATGCCTTATCTTTAAGTAGCAATCCTATATGTTATAATGGTGATATCTTTAGTGTTAGTGATTATCACAGATTAATAAAAACTTTTCCTAAAGTAAAAACAATAATGCTAGGAAGAGGAATACTGGCAAATCCAGGGCTAATAAATGAGATAAAAAATAATACTACTATAGACAAAGAAGTATTAAAAGAATTTCATGATGAAGTTTTAAATAAATATATAGAATTATATAATGAGGATAGAAATGCACTATTTAGAATGAAAGAACTCTGGGGATATATGATTTGTATATTTTCAAATAATAAAAAATATGCTAAGAAAATAAAGAAGGCACAAAAGTTAAATTGTTATAATGCAGCTGTATTAAGTTTATTTAGAGAGCAGGAAATTATAAAAGAGGTGGGATTATTTAGTAACTAA
- a CDS encoding GreA/GreB family elongation factor: MKNILTEENMNKLKEELEYRMTKKRAEIAKEKLEAAAHGDRSENAEYKEACANYRENDNRIQYLLTMISTASVIDEKNQDKSLLGVNSKAKIKFVEDEFETNVSLVTTMDAEPEKMLISVESDLGKALMGKKVGDVAEVDAPGEKYKVEVLEII; this comes from the coding sequence ATGAAAAACATATTGACAGAAGAAAATATGAATAAATTAAAAGAAGAATTAGAATATAGAATGACTAAAAAAAGAGCTGAAATAGCAAAGGAAAAATTAGAAGCAGCTGCTCATGGTGATAGATCAGAAAATGCAGAATATAAAGAAGCCTGTGCAAACTATAGAGAAAATGACAATAGAATTCAATATTTGTTAACTATGATTTCAACTGCAAGTGTAATAGATGAGAAAAATCAGGATAAGTCACTATTAGGAGTTAATAGTAAAGCAAAAATTAAATTTGTAGAAGATGAATTTGAAACAAATGTATCACTAGTAACTACCATGGATGCAGAGCCAGAAAAGATGCTTATAAGTGTAGAATCAGATTTAGGAAAAGCATTAATGGGAAAAAAAGTTGGAGATGTGGCTGAAGTGGATGCTCCAGGTGAAAAATATAAAGTAGAAGTATTAGAAATTATATAA
- a CDS encoding DUF2089 family protein, whose translation MTIEKLPNWLSNLDYEDIEFIKKFILTSGSLKEIAKLYEVSYPTVRLRLDKLIQNIEINDKKLNEPFISFIKELSLDEKIDLDTAKLIINEYKKEKEEEK comes from the coding sequence ATGACAATAGAAAAATTGCCCAATTGGTTATCTAACTTAGATTATGAAGATATTGAGTTTATAAAAAAGTTTATATTAACTTCTGGTTCTTTAAAGGAGATAGCTAAACTATATGAAGTGTCTTATCCAACAGTGAGACTTCGATTAGATAAACTCATTCAAAACATAGAAATAAATGATAAAAAATTAAATGAACCTTTTATATCATTTATTAAAGAACTATCCTTAGATGAAAAAATAGATTTAGATACAGCAAAACTTATTATTAACGAATATAAGAAAGAAAAGGAGGAGGAAAAGTAG
- a CDS encoding helix-turn-helix domain-containing protein, translating into MEVDLMDIVEHFAYTAFKVEGVYSYSIEPGRSGNMKTSPFPGFIFPLGGEANFIFDGTPYTAGVGNVIHGGANMRLSKSVIGKKKWNYILVLYSIRKPEPEGFSLEDSHFELVVGQSPRLVDLLQRLWRVSNQPGAIATFQTETIFRCILDEIFICARNQSGGDDRILFKQVSDYIHEYYMDTLTIRSLAELHGVNENRLFYVFSKYAGMGAGDYLMIHRLNRAKELLVTGDAPIVAVAKSVGYHDPYHFSKRFKKQFGISPSKFRDKFRYKVQ; encoded by the coding sequence ATGGAAGTGGACTTAATGGATATAGTAGAACATTTTGCATATACAGCTTTTAAAGTAGAAGGAGTATATAGTTATAGCATTGAACCAGGGCGTTCGGGCAATATGAAAACTTCTCCATTCCCAGGTTTTATCTTTCCTTTGGGAGGTGAAGCCAATTTTATTTTTGATGGTACTCCTTATACAGCAGGTGTTGGAAATGTGATTCATGGTGGAGCTAATATGAGATTGAGTAAGAGTGTGATTGGTAAAAAGAAATGGAATTATATTTTGGTTCTTTATAGCATTCGTAAGCCTGAACCAGAAGGATTTTCCCTAGAAGATTCTCATTTTGAACTTGTTGTAGGACAAAGTCCTAGACTTGTTGATCTGTTACAACGATTATGGAGAGTATCAAATCAACCTGGAGCAATTGCTACATTCCAAACGGAAACCATATTTCGTTGCATATTAGATGAAATTTTTATATGTGCACGTAACCAATCAGGTGGTGATGATCGCATATTGTTTAAACAGGTCTCGGATTATATTCATGAATACTATATGGACACGCTTACTATTCGATCTCTTGCGGAACTACATGGGGTAAATGAGAATAGATTATTTTACGTCTTTTCAAAATATGCAGGAATGGGAGCAGGAGATTATCTTATGATCCACAGGCTAAATAGAGCAAAGGAATTGTTGGTAACAGGAGATGCTCCTATAGTGGCAGTAGCCAAGAGCGTAGGTTATCATGATCCATATCATTTTAGTAAGAGATTTAAAAAGCAATTTGGTATTTCACCAAGTAAGTTTCGTGATAAATTTAGATATAAAGTACAATAA
- a CDS encoding ABC transporter substrate-binding protein codes for MKKFMGLFVSLILIVGILSGCSGANNKDTKSQSDNSSKDQTKDVGNSQWPRTIKDATGKEIKLDKKPERVVVLHSLFLDYFFALETPPTASAGATFSKGNKALDGFETLKPYVGTANIIDLGDARALNLEAVVNAKPDVIVTFKGHVDKTYDKLVKIAPVVQIDMKDSLQDKTMQCAKIIGKEDLATKIINETEKDIENTRKFLENHKDKTFALLRVDGKGNFVAVGSSNTLYYHKAHGFNLPKPNGYPEKSKVISLEGLSKMNPDYIIFRHFSNSVNSAVEKQKTSPVWQSLNAVKKDQILFFDNSLNSESPLALQIAAKNLTKAISK; via the coding sequence ATGAAAAAGTTTATGGGACTATTTGTCTCACTTATATTAATCGTAGGTATACTATCTGGTTGTAGTGGAGCCAATAATAAGGATACTAAAAGCCAATCAGATAATAGCTCAAAAGATCAAACAAAAGATGTTGGAAATTCTCAGTGGCCAAGAACTATAAAAGATGCAACAGGAAAAGAGATTAAATTGGATAAAAAGCCTGAGAGGGTAGTAGTTCTTCATTCATTGTTTTTGGATTATTTCTTTGCTTTAGAAACACCACCAACTGCTTCTGCTGGAGCAACATTTAGTAAAGGAAACAAGGCTTTAGATGGATTTGAAACCCTTAAGCCATATGTGGGTACCGCTAATATTATAGATTTAGGTGATGCTAGAGCATTGAATTTGGAGGCAGTTGTTAATGCAAAACCAGATGTAATTGTGACATTTAAAGGTCATGTAGATAAGACCTATGATAAATTGGTTAAAATAGCTCCTGTAGTTCAAATTGATATGAAGGATTCTCTACAAGATAAAACTATGCAATGTGCAAAAATTATTGGAAAAGAGGACTTAGCCACTAAAATTATAAATGAAACTGAGAAAGATATAGAAAATACTAGGAAATTTTTAGAAAATCATAAAGATAAAACTTTTGCTTTACTTAGAGTTGATGGCAAGGGGAATTTTGTTGCTGTTGGTTCAAGTAATACACTTTATTACCATAAAGCTCATGGCTTTAACCTGCCAAAACCTAATGGTTATCCAGAGAAGAGTAAGGTTATTTCCTTAGAGGGTTTATCCAAGATGAATCCGGATTATATTATATTCAGGCATTTTTCTAACAGTGTCAATTCTGCTGTTGAAAAACAAAAAACTTCTCCTGTATGGCAATCCCTTAATGCAGTAAAAAAGGATCAAATTCTATTTTTTGATAATTCTTTAAATAGTGAAAGTCCACTAGCATTACAGATTGCAGCTAAGAATTTAACAAAAGCCATATCAAAATAA